AAATACAAATGATCCACGTGTAAAGCGGACGAGACAACTCATACAGGATGCTTTTGTCGCTTTAGTAGGCGAAAAAGGATTTGACGAGGTAACTGTTCAACATATTGCAGAACGTGCTCCAGTAAATCGTGCTACGTTTTATAGTCATTACCATGATAAATATGACTTATTAGACAAAAGCATCGAAGAAATGTTAGAGAAGTTAGCCGAAGTTATTAAACCAAAAAATAGGAATAAAGAAGAATTTCAACTTACTTTTGATTCACCACATCCGACATTTTTAGCTTTGTTCGAGCATATAGCAGAAAATGCGAACTTCTATAACGTTATGCTTGGCGATAAAGCTGCTGGAAACTACTCTTATAAAATGATGAAAACGATACAAACACATTTAACATTAAGCTTATCTATTTCACAGCCCGATGATAAAGATCTTATGGTTCCTCGTGATATTTTAATTAGTTATGTGACAGGAGCTCATATCGGGATGATTATGTCATGGTTAAAAAGAGGGATGATATATACACCGCATTTTATGGCTATGCAATTAACTCGTTTAATTATTTTAGGAGCTCATACTGCGGCAGGATTAGAGAGACCTTTTTAAAACATAAAAAAGCGAAGGAGAAACTCCTTCGCTTTTTCTATTAATTAAATGTAATGTTATGTACAGCCTCTTTATCAAGACGTTTAATAACTTCTACAATTAACTTCACTGCATTTTCATAGTCATCACGATGTAACATTGCCGCATGAGAATGGATGTAGCGCGTTGCAATCGTAATGGCCATAGACGGAATACCATTTACAGCAATATGGATTGCACCTGCATCCGTTCCGCCGCCCGCTACTGAATCATATTGGTATGGAATTTCCAATTCGTCAGCAACATTAACTACAAAGTCACGTAAACCTGTATGACCAATAACAGAGGCATCATATAAAATGATCTGTGGTCCATCACCCATTTTACTTTGCGCTTCTTTTGACGTTACACCAGGTGTGTCACCAGCGATACCAACATCTACTGCGAACGCGATATCTGGTTTAATATAGTTTGCAGATGTTTTCGCACCACGAAGACCAACTTCTTCTTGTACAGTCCCTACGCCGTATACAACGTTTGGATGCTTTTCATCTTTTAATTGTTTTAATACGTCAATTGCAATTGCACAACCAATTCGGTTATCCCATGCTTTTGCAAGTAACATCTTTTCATTCTTCATCACTTGGAATTCAAAGTAAGGTACTACTTGATCTCCTGGTCGTACGCCCCACTCCATTGCTTCTTCTTGGCTAGAAGCACCAATATCAATGAACATATCTTTAATTTCAACTGGCTTTTTACGCGCTTCTGGAGGTAAGATGTGCGGTGGTTTTGAACCAATTACACCTGTTACATCTCCTTTACGCGTTACAATTGTCACGCGCTGTGCAAGCATAACTTGTGACCACCAGCCGCCAACTGTTTGGAAACGAAGGAAACCTTTGTCATCAATTTGCGTGATCATAAAGCCAACTTCATCTAAATGACCTGCAACCATAATTTTCGGGCCGTTTTCTTCCCCTACTTTTTTCGCAACTAAACTTCCTAAATTATCAGTAGAAAGCTCGTCTGCAAACGGCTCAATATATTTCTTCATTACTTCGCGTGGTTCACGTTCGTTACCCGCAATACCACGTGCATCTGTTAATTCTTTTAGCATTGTCAATGTCTCGTCTAATTTTGTCATTGCCAACACCCTCCTTTTTCTTCAGTCACTTCATTATACAAAAGGAAATTGAAATATTCAAAAATTAACTTAGTATCCTTGTGTTTGACGCTGATGATTTACTTCGTTTTTATCTAAATATGCCTTTTCGATCTCTTCTTGTTCAAACTCAAGCGCTTGTCCAAGTCGAAGGTAGCTTGTAAATAATTCAATATAGTTCGTAATAGATGGTTGATCTGTAAAACGAATTACCTTCGCATATGTGTCTAAGAAAATTTCTACTTGTGTTTTATTCGTCTGTGCACACTTATAGAATAGGAAGTTTTTATCAATACCTAAATCAATTCCGATTGATAAAATAAAATGTAATCCATCTACGTATTCTTCTAGTATGACTTCACGTTCTGATGCTGGTTTGTTGCTCCAATATTTAAAACAACGTGTTTCATTTGCAAGTTCTCCAATTTCTACAAGCAGAGCTAACATTTTTTCTTTTAGCAACTTTTTCGGTTGTAAGTCATGCTCCTTCGCAATACGGTCATCTAATTCTTTTTGTAATTTAAATAGTTGTAGTAAGTCCATTCTATTGTCCTCCTCCAACATCGCATTTTACGCAACAATGTTGTTTCATCTCAAAGTTCATTATTATTTTTCGTTCCTTATTAATAAGTCAGCTATCTACCTCTTTACAAAATAGCTTGTCCTTAATTTATAAATACGTTTCAATCATCACTATTAGATTGTTCACTCCGATTGGTGATAGTTAATAATTATCTAGGAATTGCCCACTAATAAAAATGTTATTTTATCTGATGAAAGTTCCATATCATCTTTCCATTATAGCAGTGTCGTTTCAGGTAGGAAAGATACTCTTCTTTCCAGAGGGTGATAATTAAAAGAAGCCAGGAGGATTCTCCTGGCTTCTTTTATATATTCTTCTATATTACTATAGCTTTTATATTGGTTTTGTCATATCGATAACGACATATCTCTCTTTGTATACAAACAAAAAACCTTAGAAGAAAAATCTTCTAAGGTTTCAACTAATTAATTAGTTAATGTTGTTTTTTGCAACTGTTGCTAATTCAGCGAAAGCTTTTTCGTCATGAACAGCTAAGTCAGCAAGCATCTTGCGGTTAACTTCGATGCCAGCATTTTTAAGACCGTGCATTAAGCGGCTGTAAGAAAGACCATTCATACGAGCTGCTGCGTTGATACGTGTAATCCATAATTTACGGAAGTCACGTTTCTTTTGACGGCGGTCACGGAATGCATACATTAGAGATTTCATAACCTGTTGGTTAGCAACCTTGAATAATGTATTTTTTGAACCGTAGTAACCTTTTGCTAATTTAATTACTTTTTTACGACGTTGACGAGTAACTGTACCACCTTTTACTCTTGGCATAATATTACCTCCTAATTGTTCTATATATCAGCCGAACTTATTTTAAGTTGTCAAGCATTTGACGAATGCGTTTGAAGTCACCAGCGCTTACTACACCAGCTTTACGTAGTTTACGTTTAGCTTTTGTAGATTTGTTAGCGAATAAATGGCTTGTGTAAGCGTGAGAACGTTTCAGTTTACCTGATCCAGTCTTTTTGAAACGCTTTGCAGCGCCGCGATGAGTTTTTTGTTTAGGCATAGGTATTTCCTCCTCTATCTATTACTTATCGTTTTTCGGTGCTAAAACTAAGAACATACTGCGTCCTTCCATTTTAGGCTTAGATTCGATTGTACTAACTTCAGCACAAGCTTCTGAGAAGCGATCTAAGACACGTTGACCGATTTCTTTATGAGTAATGGCACGTCCTTTAAAGCGAATTGACGCTTTAACCTTGTCGCCTTTCTCTAAAAACTTGATAGCATTACGAAGTTTTGTGTTAAAGTCGTGTTCATCAATTGTTGGACTTAAACGAACTTCTTTCATGCTAATTACTTTTTGATTTTTGCGCTGTTCTTTTTCTTTCTTCTGTTGCTCAAAGCGGAATTTACCGTAGTCCATAATGCGGCATACTGGCGGTTTCGCATTTGGAGCAACTAATACTAAATCAAGATTAAGATTTGCAGCTAAGTCTAAAGCGTCATTACGAGACTTGATTCCAAGTTGATCGCCATTTGCACCAACTAAACGTACTTCACGTGCACGAATTTGCTCGTTAATCATCATATCCTTGCTAATAGTAAGCCACCTCCAAGGTTTTCTCAGAACATAGTTTGTAGTCATAGAACCCGACAAAAAAAGTGCGGGCATACGACACCCACACTTGTAAAATCTTAAGTAAGAAATACATTTACCTGTAAACTGCGAATGCGTCCATCAGGTGAGAAGCGGGTGCTTCTACTTGTTCCACAAAACAATATTCTATTATCCTTGATGAGTTTATCATAGGACATGACGTCTGTCAAGAAGACGCGATGTGTTTTACTAACAACAAGAAATATTGTAACAAACAACTAACATACTTGCAATACTTTTTTATGATAAGTGTTACATGGTTATTTTTTCTAATTTTTCTCACTTATATTACATAGAAAAGCCGCGGTATACCGCGGCTTTTTCTTATCGTTTTCCTTCTACTTTAATCATGTCAACAAAAGCATCTAATGCGATTGTTTCTGATTTTTGTTCACCGTATTTACGTACGTTTACGCCGTTTTCAGTTACTTCGTTGTCACCTACTACAAGCATGTACGGAATTTTTTGCATTTGTG
This Bacillus paramycoides DNA region includes the following protein-coding sequences:
- a CDS encoding TetR/AcrR family transcriptional regulator, with translation MSIKNTNDPRVKRTRQLIQDAFVALVGEKGFDEVTVQHIAERAPVNRATFYSHYHDKYDLLDKSIEEMLEKLAEVIKPKNRNKEEFQLTFDSPHPTFLALFEHIAENANFYNVMLGDKAAGNYSYKMMKTIQTHLTLSLSISQPDDKDLMVPRDILISYVTGAHIGMIMSWLKRGMIYTPHFMAMQLTRLIILGAHTAAGLERPF
- the rpmI gene encoding 50S ribosomal protein L35, whose amino-acid sequence is MPKQKTHRGAAKRFKKTGSGKLKRSHAYTSHLFANKSTKAKRKLRKAGVVSAGDFKRIRQMLDNLK
- a CDS encoding dUTP diphosphatase, whose translation is MDLLQLFKLQKELDDRIAKEHDLQPKKLLKEKMLALLVEIGELANETRCFKYWSNKPASEREVILEEYVDGLHFILSIGIDLGIDKNFLFYKCAQTNKTQVEIFLDTYAKVIRFTDQPSITNYIELFTSYLRLGQALEFEQEEIEKAYLDKNEVNHQRQTQGY
- the rplT gene encoding 50S ribosomal protein L20, with amino-acid sequence MPRVKGGTVTRQRRKKVIKLAKGYYGSKNTLFKVANQQVMKSLMYAFRDRRQKKRDFRKLWITRINAAARMNGLSYSRLMHGLKNAGIEVNRKMLADLAVHDEKAFAELATVAKNNIN
- the infC gene encoding translation initiation factor IF-3; its protein translation is MMINEQIRAREVRLVGANGDQLGIKSRNDALDLAANLNLDLVLVAPNAKPPVCRIMDYGKFRFEQQKKEKEQRKNQKVISMKEVRLSPTIDEHDFNTKLRNAIKFLEKGDKVKASIRFKGRAITHKEIGQRVLDRFSEACAEVSTIESKPKMEGRSMFLVLAPKNDK
- a CDS encoding M42 family metallopeptidase, translating into MTKLDETLTMLKELTDARGIAGNEREPREVMKKYIEPFADELSTDNLGSLVAKKVGEENGPKIMVAGHLDEVGFMITQIDDKGFLRFQTVGGWWSQVMLAQRVTIVTRKGDVTGVIGSKPPHILPPEARKKPVEIKDMFIDIGASSQEEAMEWGVRPGDQVVPYFEFQVMKNEKMLLAKAWDNRIGCAIAIDVLKQLKDEKHPNVVYGVGTVQEEVGLRGAKTSANYIKPDIAFAVDVGIAGDTPGVTSKEAQSKMGDGPQIILYDASVIGHTGLRDFVVNVADELEIPYQYDSVAGGGTDAGAIHIAVNGIPSMAITIATRYIHSHAAMLHRDDYENAVKLIVEVIKRLDKEAVHNITFN